The Arachis hypogaea cultivar Tifrunner chromosome 19, arahy.Tifrunner.gnm2.J5K5, whole genome shotgun sequence genome has a window encoding:
- the LOC112776411 gene encoding E3 ubiquitin-protein ligase WAV3 has protein sequence MGSKWKKAKVALGLNLCMFVPKTLDDSDSSPSHTEVSERLSNAALLPAAENMEMDSSTPTAPVPSLKLSRSVSSSKSSKQTCAICLTKMKQGSGQAIFTAECSHSFHFHCIASNVKHGNQICPVCRAKWKEIPFSGPSLDPIQGRTSPSPINWHQNDALMALVHPLPLPLPHPPRRDLSRRHIVPLYQEPGIFNDDESLNHETVVSERSPCNKSTEDNDSVRELEIKTYPEVSAAPGSNSYSNFTVLVHLKAATASTTAAEAGSQNVSRNQPSLTQISQTPRAPVDLVTVLDISGSMAGTKLALLKRAMGFVIQNLGSNDRLSVIAFSSTARRLFPLSRMTDSGRQQALLAVNSLVANGGTNIAEGLRKGAKIMEDRKEKNPVASIILLSDGQDNYTVNGPGTNQPQPNYQLLLPTSLGGRDNLGFQIPVHAFGFGTDHDALSMHSISEMSGGTFSFIETEAVLQDAFAQCIGGLLSVVVQELQVEIECIHPNLSLSSLKAGSYPSRVGADGRKGFIDVGDLYADEERDFLVSVDVPATSSNETSLLKVKCVYKDPLTQETMTLESEEVKIERPEQAGQVVMSLEVDRQRNRLQAAEAMAQARLAAEQGDLSGAGLILENCRKMLAETISAKSHDRLCVALDAELKEMQERMASRHVYEASGRAYILSGLSSHSWQRATARGDSTDSSSLVRAYQTPSMTQMLTRSQAMLLGSPSGQRLLQPLLSFRSQPSPR, from the exons ATGGGAAGCAAATGGAAGAAAGCGAAGGTGGCTCTGGGGCTCAACCTCTGCATGTTTGTTCCGAAGACATTAGACGACAGTGACTCATCTCCGTCGCACACGGAGGTTTCCGAGAGGCTTTCGAACGCAGCGCTGCTTCCGGCGGCGGAGAACATGGAGATGGATTCTTCTACGCCAACAGCGCCGGTTCCGTCGTTGAAGCTGTCGAGAAGTGTCAGCAGCAGCAAGTCTTCAAAG CAAACTTGCGCAATATGCTTAACCAAAATGAAACAAGGATCTGGTCAGGCTATATTCACTGCCGAATGTTCACATTCCTTCCATTTCCACTGTATTGCTTCGAATGTGAAACATGGAAACCAAATATGTCCAGTGTGCAGAGCAAAGTGGAAAGAAATACCTTTCTCGGGTCCGAGTTTGGATCCTATACAGGGAAGAACGTCACCTAGTCCAATAAATTGGCACCAGAATGATGCTTTGATGGCCTTGGTCCATCCATTACCTCTACCTCTACCTCATCCTCCTCGACGAGACCTGAGTAGGCGGCATATTGTTCCCCTTTACCAAGAGCCAGGCATATTTAATGATGACGAATCATTGAATCATGAAACCGTAGTTTCTGAGAGAAGTCCTTGCAATAAGAGTACTGAAGATAACGATTCTGTTAGAGAATTGGAGATTAAAACATATCCGGAAGTTTCTGCTGCTCCTGGGTCCAATAGTTATTCTAATTTCACAGTTCTGGTTCATCTCAAAGCTGCTACTGCTTCTACAACAGCAGCTGAAGCCGGGAGTCAAAATGTCAGTAGAAACCAGCCTAGCTTGACACAGATTTCTCAGACTCCTCGTGCCCCTGTTGACCTGGTCACGGTGCTTGACATCAGTGGTAGCATGGCTGGAACCAAGCTGGCACTACTGAAAAGAGCTATGGGATTTGTTATACAGAACCTTGGCTCTAATGACCGCCTTTCCGTTATTGCTTTCTCTTCCACAGCCCGCCGTCTCTTTCCGCTGTCAAGGATGACGGATTCCGGGCGGCAACAGGCTTTGCTAGCTGTTAATTCTTTGGTTGCAAATGGGGGCACTAATATTGCCGAAGGGTTAAGAAAAGGTGCTAAGATAATGGAAGACCGAAAAGAGAAGAATCCAGTTGCCAGTATTATACTACTATCAGATGGACAAGATAATTACACCGTCAATGGCCCTGGAACTAACCAACCTCAACCAAATTACCAGTTGCTTTTGCCTACTTCTCTCGGTGGTCGTGATAATTTGGGATTTCAGATTCCCGTGCATGCTTTTGGATTTGGCACAGACCATGATGCTTTATCAATGCACTCAATTTCGGAGATGTCTGGTGGTACATTTTCTTTCATCGAGACTGAAGCTGTGTTACAGGACGCCTTTGCTCAATGCATTGGAGGACTTTTGAGTGTGGTTGTTCAGGAGCTGCAGGTGGAAATTGAGTGTATACATCCAAATCTTAGTCTTTCTTCCCTAAAGGCAGGGAGCTACCCAAGCCGTGTCGGGGCCGATGGACGCAAAGGTTTTATTGATGTTGGAGACCTATATGCTGATGAAGAGAGGGACTTTCTAGTTTCAGTTGATGTCCCAGCTACATCCAGCAATGAAACATCATTGCTTAAGGTCAAATGTGTTTACAAGGATCCTTTAACTCAGGAAACAATGACACTGGAAAGCGAAGAAGTTAAAATCGAAAGGCCTGAGCAAGCCGGGCAGGTTGTAATGTCACTTGAGGTAGATAGACAGCGAAACAGGCTCCAAGCAGCTGAGGCAATGGCCCAGGCACGGCTTGCAGCCGAACAGGGAGACCTTTCCGGCGCGGGGCTAATCCTGGAAAACTGTCGAAAGATGCTTGCGGAGACCATTTCTGCTAAGTCACATGACCGCCTCTGCGTTGCATTGGATGCTGAACTCAAGGAAATGCAAGAGAGGATGGCGAGTAGGCATGTGTACGAAGCATCTGGGAGAGCATACATCCTTTCCGGATTGAGTTCACACTCATGGCAACGAGCAACAGCAAGAGGTGATTCTACTGATAGTTCAAGTCTTGTTCGGGCATACCAGACCCCATCAATGACCCAGATGCTTACTCGATCTCAGGCCATGTTGCTAGGTAGTCCATCAGGCCAGAGGCTTCTTCAGCCTCTGCTGTCGTTCCGATCACAACCAAGCCCAAGGTAA
- the LOC112776413 gene encoding uncharacterized protein isoform X1: MSTIHTAKAKEENGKQSATAKNPGSSGSFKRWGRKSPFLRYGLPMISLTVLGALGLGHLLQGSKDIAKVKDDQEWEITEARKALSRLGPVYAYNPKTISLEDELKALQQKVNIDDYEYKKIPKPNEGNHNFNFGSTFLLNNIPQMTKHGIEWTTLLSSEYSQATRSSVTCDSLTCDSVQKITYTKLDSDLLHFSFHECV; this comes from the exons ATGAGTACAATTCACACAgcaaaagcaaaagaagaaaatggGAAGCAAAGTGCTACAGCTAAGAATCCAGGTTCTTCTGGTTCCTTCAAGAGATGGGGCAGGAAAAGCCCCTTTCTGAGATATGGCCTTCCCATGATATCTCTTACTGTTCTTGGTGCTCTTGGCCTTGGTCATCTCTTGCAAGGCAG CAAGGATATTGCAAAGGTGAAGGATGATCAGGAATGGGAAATAACTGAAGCAAGAAAAGCATTGTCTAGACTTGGACCAGTATATGCATACAATCCAAAAACCATCTCATTGGAGGATGAGCTCAAG GCCTTGCAACAAAAGGTGAACATTGACGATTACGAGTACAAGAAAATTCCCAAACCGAATGAGGGCAA TCATAACTTCAACTTTGGTTCAACCTTTTtg TTGAACAATATCCCACAAATGACCAAGCATGGGATTGAATGGACCACACTACTGAGTAGTGAGTACTCACAAGCAACTCGTTCGTCTGTGACCTGTGACTCTCTCACATGTGACTCGGTACAAAAGATTACTTACACCAAATTGGACAGCGACCTACTCCACTTCTCTTTTCATGAGTGTGTGTAA
- the LOC112776413 gene encoding uncharacterized protein isoform X2, with amino-acid sequence MSTIHTAKAKEENGKQSATAKNPGSSGSFKRWGRKSPFLRYGLPMISLTVLGALGLGHLLQGSKDIAKVKDDQEWEITEARKALSRLGPVYAYNPKTISLEDELKALQQKVNIDDYEYKKIPKPNEGN; translated from the exons ATGAGTACAATTCACACAgcaaaagcaaaagaagaaaatggGAAGCAAAGTGCTACAGCTAAGAATCCAGGTTCTTCTGGTTCCTTCAAGAGATGGGGCAGGAAAAGCCCCTTTCTGAGATATGGCCTTCCCATGATATCTCTTACTGTTCTTGGTGCTCTTGGCCTTGGTCATCTCTTGCAAGGCAG CAAGGATATTGCAAAGGTGAAGGATGATCAGGAATGGGAAATAACTGAAGCAAGAAAAGCATTGTCTAGACTTGGACCAGTATATGCATACAATCCAAAAACCATCTCATTGGAGGATGAGCTCAAG GCCTTGCAACAAAAGGTGAACATTGACGATTACGAGTACAAGAAAATTCCCAAACCGAATGAGGGCAA TTGA
- the LOC112776412 gene encoding BTB/POZ domain-containing protein At5g03250-like, producing MTDMACMKLGSKSDVFYLDRQNWLCSTGLPSDVIVEIGETSFHLHKFPLISRSELLETIMKEDNEKSVIELHELPGGAKAFLLIAKFCYGVKMELTPSNVVSLRCAAEYLQMTEDYGEGNLIIQTENFLNHIFTYWTDTLRALRTCEEDVLPFAEELHITSRCIQSLVLKAADPSLVTSQSVVQSPENRTGGLVSKITCEDWWYEDVSSLSLPLYKRFMHGASGRHMKAEKISGSLVYYAKKNVPLLGSQFSGNNSNKSSSISCCTPSEADQRNMIEEIVEMLPNVKGITPTKFLLRVLRTAMALYASSSCCASLEKKIGAQLDEADLDDLLIPNIGYSMETLYDIDCVQRMLDHFMIVEHDVIDSTTSSNDIEEEKERGLVEGSHQTPMIKVANLVDSYLAEVAPDSNVKLQKFQALAAVIPDYARTLDDALYRAIDIYLKAHPWLTDSEKEQICKLMNCQKLSLEASTHAAQNERLPLRVVVQVLFFEQLKLRTSVAGWFFSSDNNNNSSSLENSEKQQHNLALIGNDQTNPFMAFENVRERVSELEKEYLHMKKELEKMMVKSKISWNVILKKLGCRLIPKAPNNNKVTKSCRKTKITPTSTTITTTTTTTMEDQKAMTEVN from the exons ATGACAGACATGGCATGCATGAAGCTTGGATCAAAATCCGATGTGTTTTATCTTGATCGGCAAAATTG GCTTTGCTCAACTGGGCTTCCAAGTGATGTCATTGTTGAAATTGGTGAAACATCCTTTCATCTTCACAAG TTTCCACTTATATCAAGAAGTGAATTGCTAGAAACAATTATGAAAGAAGACAATGAAAAATCAGTGATTGAACTTCATGAACTACCAGGAGGAGCCAAGGCCTTTCTACTTATAGCAAAGTTCTGTTATGGTGTCAAAATGGAGCTAACACCATCAAATGTGGTTAGTCTCCGGTGTGCGGCCGAGTACCTCCAAATGACCGAGGACTATGGAGAGGGAAATCTCATCATACAGACTGAGAATTTCCTAAACCACATCTTCACTTATTGGACAGACACTCTTAGAGCTCTAAGAACATGTGAAGAAGATGTTTTGCCTTTTGCTGAAGAGCTTCACATAACTTCAAGGTGCATACAATCTTTGGTGCTGAAAGCTGCAGATCCAAGCTTGGTTACTTCTCAAAGTGTTGTTCAAAGTCCAGAGAACAGAACAGGAGGGCTCGTATCGAAGATAACATGCGAAGATTGGTGGTATGAGGATGTTTCTTCACTTAGCTTGCCATTATACAAAAGATTCATGCATGGTGCTAGTGGAAGGCACATGAAAGCTGAGAAAATTTCTGGTTCCCTTGTTTACTATGCTAAAAAGAATGTTCCTTTATTGGGAAGCCAATTCAGTGGTAACAATTCTAACAAgtcatcatcaatttcttgttgtACTCCTTCTGAAGCAGATCAAAGGAACATGATAGAAGAGATTGTGGAAATGCTTCCAAATGTAAAGGGTATCACACCAACCAAGTTCTTGTTAAGGGTTCTTAGAACAGCAATGGCATTGTATGCTAGCTCATCTTGTTGTGCAAGTTTGGAGAAAAAGATTGGTGCTCAGTTAGATGAAGCTGATCTTGATGATCTTCTGATCCCAAACATTGGATACTCAATGGAAACCctttatgatattgattgtgttcaGAGGATGCTTGATCATTTCATGATTGTGGAGCATGATGTTATTGATTCAACAACATCTTCTAATGACATAGAGGAAGAAAAAGAGAGGGGATTGGTTGAAGGCTCTCATCAAACTCCAATGATAAAAGTGGCTAATCTTGTTGATAGTTATCTTGCTGAGGTTGCACCTGATTCCAATGTGAAGCTTCAAAAGTTTCAGGCACTTGCTGCTGTCATTCCTGATTATGCTAGGACCCTTGATGATGCTTTATATCGTGCCATTGATATATATCTCAAG GCTCATCCATGGCTAACAGACTCAGAGAAGGAACAAATTTGCAAGCTCATGAACTGCCAGAAGCTGTCCCTGGAAGCCAGCACACACGCGGCGCAGAATGAGAGGCTTCCGCTCCGAGTTGTGGTCCAAGTCCTGTTCTTTGAGCAGCTCAAACTCAGAACGTCAGTTGCTGGTTGGTTCTTTTCATctgataacaacaacaacagcagcagccTTGAGAATTCAGAGAAACAACAGCATAACTTAGCACTGATAGGAAATGACCAAACTAACCCCTTCATGGCCTTTGAGAATGTGAGGGAGCGTGTGAGTGAGCTTGAGAAAGAGTACCTGCACATGAAGAAAGAGCTTGAGAAGATGATGGTTAAGTCCAAGATTAGTTGGAACGTGATCCTCAAGAAATTGGGGTGTAGGTTAATACCTAAGGCCCCTAATAACAACAAGGTCACAAAATCATGTAGAAAAACCAAGATaacaccaacatcaaccaccatcaccaccaccaccaccaccaccatggaAGATCAAAAGGCCATGACTGAAGTGAATTGA